From Synoicihabitans lomoniglobus, the proteins below share one genomic window:
- a CDS encoding amino acid adenylation domain-containing protein has product MSEAIASLLARLRAVGIQLRVEDQDKLRYRAPKGVLTPELAAEIKRHRAALIERLQTAAVGLNAPIPRLADAPHYALSQAQWRLWVIMQMQRDSTAYNVPLHLVFHGTLDGPRVERVFAAIVARHEALRTNFICIDGEPRQIIHPSIEVLVPLTDVSGQSDPESAARDRARQQTAAPFDLERETLFRLELVKLAADRHVLLLTLHHIVVDGTSFGILLREFGELYSAFTAGAPSPLAPLPLHYRDFAAWQNERLHDPALVPQSAFWRRQLGGDIPVLDLPADFPRPATLTHRGRELTFEFGAATTEGLLEYCRRGGATPFMGLVAVVKLLLHRYTGQTDLIVGSPMAGRTHPDLADQVGFYINTLALRTTVQPDADVATLLANVRDTVTAAFDHQDYPFDFLVNELDLPRDQSRSPLFDVMVTLQNQDETGAAMEGIQVSSFLEPSTTSKVDITFYFKVVGGRLKGAIEYNADIYAPDRIDRMAEHFRMLVEALPTAGTRPIAQINLLPPAERDRVLHEFNPTTPRPSGSGTLITRFEQQVRHSPDATALTWPGGDNVTYAELNHRANQVARELTLAGVVRETPVALYLDRSIELLVGLVGILKAGGAYLPVDPVYPPERIAFMLSDAQVPVILTHSSLQSSLPQNAARVLIVDELDYTGKVSTNPDAVAKAGDAAYIIYTSGSTGTPKGCIVPHRQAVRLFDATDPWFHFDATDVWTLFHSHAFDFSVWEIWGALLHGGRLVLVPHLTSRDPHAFLELLASERVTILNQTPSAFRQLATAEVATKEPAALALRTVIFGGEALDIGSLRSWWERHGDTSPQLVNMYGITETTVHVTYRPLSRADLHAAHRSVIGQAIPDLTLYVLDPYGEPAPIGVTGEIHVGGAGVARGYLNRAELTAARFVPDPFANEPGARLYKSGDLARWLPEGELEYLGRADHQVKVRGFRIELGEIEAALTAHPAVSGALVIAQTDAAADARLAAYFTTVSPAESPTTTALREHLRRRLPDYMVPPVLVVLDAFPLTPHGKIDRRALPDPANETAAPSKDRIAPRTPTETALAKIWSEILAIEQIGVTDSFFDLGGHSLKAVRIIARIRREIGHGLSIADLFAQPTIEALAAQLDQTGVMDNPAVAITAEFSGLSPAQRRLWIIEQMRPGTAAFNIAEAWQCHGALDAAKFQTAINAIVARHESLRTVFEGTQDAVNAIVRPAEKFAVESRDFSARSDAAAAAAQCLATIASEPFALATGPLFRAITLRINSDHHLVMLVMHHIISDGWSMELIMREIAALYNEGLSALDTLPPVTPYRHYAATQVRELTGASGHRGKQFWHQTLTGERETLALPTDFARPAVMGARGKSVAIHFPNSTFAHLQSIARTAECTVFMAIVALIKTLLYRYTGQSDLSVGTPVAGRDRAEWEHTVGFFINTVVLRDRIDPDADTSALLRQIRQTTLGAFAHQAYPFDQLVDDLQLERDLSRHPLFDVAVQYVPHDTPEPELKGLRVSPQVHDQIPLKCDLSFDFSEDNSGLVCGLTYNPELFSSDRMERMGSHLRTLAAAMFSAPDTPLAALPIMEPTEDQQVRQTFAHGETLPPATESLPAWFATTAKTHRDRAAVISPDQELTYAELNTRVELLATRLRAGGVQDGDVVGVMVERGPALPVSMLAVMRAGGIYLPLDPVLPPSRIEFLTTDGRVKLIITEARLVDRCPSHLPRLDWSEAKEDSVIESTLAFPRPTDRAYLIYTSGSTGQPKGVVVSHGAYANTARNQLNQLGLGPEDRTLQFANCSFDASVFEILGTLLTGAALIFAPVEILADPHQLPEFLRENRVTFAVLPPSLVRTFDRAPLPLRILLTAGEPANSADARHYAGDLTYINAYGPTEAAVCSTMEFVESNADLDSPTGVPIGIPLAGTELYVLDARLQPVPIGVDGEIYVAGQGLAEGYWHRPDLTAQAFVPHPFADNATARIYRTGDIGRWLPNGRIAFLGRRDNQIKLRGHRIETGEIEHALIAAPPIHEALVLLRRDRPEYPRLTAYLRRAPAAIIDIDSIRALLASQLPGYMIPDAFVVLDSWPQTPAGKIDRRALPAPDLTSTATEFVAPRDDVERLLAGIFGEVLQLDRVGIHDRFFQHGGNSLLALRAVTRIRDALRVELPVTLFFSHATVAKLGEALRAEPQAGAQINRVAAARAKLAAMTPAQKKALLAARQAASTS; this is encoded by the coding sequence ATGAGCGAGGCCATCGCATCACTACTCGCCCGTCTCAGGGCAGTCGGCATCCAGCTCCGCGTCGAAGACCAGGATAAATTGCGCTACCGGGCACCCAAAGGGGTCCTGACTCCAGAGCTCGCGGCAGAAATCAAGCGTCATCGCGCCGCTTTGATCGAACGTTTGCAAACCGCCGCTGTTGGTTTGAACGCCCCGATTCCCCGACTAGCCGATGCCCCGCACTACGCGCTGTCCCAGGCGCAATGGCGCCTTTGGGTCATCATGCAGATGCAACGCGACTCGACCGCTTACAACGTGCCCTTACATCTGGTCTTTCACGGCACCTTGGACGGTCCGCGGGTCGAGCGCGTGTTCGCCGCCATCGTCGCCCGCCATGAAGCACTGCGCACCAACTTCATCTGCATCGACGGAGAACCTCGTCAGATAATTCATCCATCCATCGAAGTTTTGGTGCCGCTGACCGATGTTTCCGGTCAATCCGATCCAGAATCGGCCGCCCGTGATCGGGCCCGACAACAGACGGCGGCGCCCTTCGACCTGGAGCGAGAGACACTCTTTCGCCTCGAACTGGTAAAGCTCGCGGCGGATCGGCACGTGTTGTTGCTCACCCTGCACCACATCGTGGTCGACGGCACCAGTTTTGGAATTCTGCTGCGAGAATTCGGCGAACTTTACTCGGCCTTCACCGCGGGGGCGCCATCTCCACTGGCTCCTTTACCCCTGCACTACCGGGATTTCGCGGCCTGGCAGAACGAACGACTGCACGATCCCGCATTGGTCCCTCAAAGCGCTTTTTGGCGACGTCAACTCGGAGGCGATATTCCGGTATTGGACCTGCCGGCGGACTTCCCTCGTCCGGCTACCCTGACTCATCGGGGGCGGGAATTGACGTTTGAATTTGGGGCGGCCACCACCGAGGGATTGCTGGAATACTGTCGGCGCGGCGGAGCCACCCCGTTCATGGGATTGGTCGCGGTAGTGAAACTCCTGTTACACCGCTACACGGGGCAGACGGATCTGATCGTCGGCAGCCCCATGGCCGGTCGCACCCACCCTGATCTGGCCGATCAAGTGGGATTCTACATCAATACTCTGGCCCTGCGCACCACCGTGCAACCGGACGCCGACGTCGCCACCCTGCTCGCCAACGTGCGGGACACGGTCACTGCGGCATTTGATCACCAGGATTACCCCTTCGATTTTCTCGTGAACGAACTCGATCTCCCGCGGGATCAAAGCCGTTCGCCGTTGTTCGATGTGATGGTCACCCTGCAAAATCAGGACGAGACCGGTGCGGCGATGGAGGGAATTCAGGTGAGCTCCTTCCTGGAGCCGTCGACGACCAGTAAGGTAGATATCACATTCTATTTCAAGGTGGTCGGCGGTCGCCTGAAGGGCGCCATAGAATACAACGCCGACATCTACGCTCCTGATCGGATCGATCGCATGGCCGAACATTTTCGCATGCTCGTCGAAGCGCTGCCGACCGCTGGCACCCGGCCGATCGCGCAAATCAATCTCTTGCCCCCGGCGGAACGCGATCGCGTGCTGCATGAATTCAATCCCACGACCCCGCGGCCATCCGGTTCGGGCACGTTGATTACGCGATTCGAACAACAAGTGCGCCATTCGCCGGACGCGACCGCGTTAACGTGGCCAGGGGGGGACAACGTCACCTACGCTGAACTCAACCATCGCGCCAATCAAGTGGCTCGCGAGCTTACTCTGGCCGGCGTAGTTCGCGAAACTCCCGTCGCGCTTTACCTGGACCGTTCCATCGAGTTGCTCGTGGGGCTGGTGGGCATTCTCAAGGCAGGCGGCGCCTATCTCCCGGTTGATCCCGTTTATCCTCCGGAGCGGATCGCGTTCATGCTTAGCGATGCGCAGGTGCCAGTCATTCTAACCCATTCCTCCCTGCAGTCCTCGTTACCCCAAAACGCGGCCCGGGTTCTCATTGTCGACGAACTGGATTATACCGGCAAGGTATCGACAAATCCTGATGCGGTGGCGAAGGCCGGTGACGCCGCCTACATCATCTACACTTCCGGATCCACTGGCACGCCCAAGGGTTGCATCGTCCCGCATCGGCAAGCGGTGCGACTGTTCGATGCGACCGACCCTTGGTTTCATTTCGATGCCACCGATGTTTGGACCCTGTTCCATTCGCACGCCTTCGATTTTTCGGTGTGGGAGATTTGGGGTGCCCTGCTCCACGGCGGACGGCTGGTGCTGGTGCCGCACCTGACGAGCCGTGATCCCCACGCGTTCCTCGAACTCCTGGCGTCCGAACGCGTCACCATCCTCAATCAAACGCCCTCGGCATTCCGACAGCTGGCCACCGCCGAAGTCGCCACCAAGGAGCCAGCGGCCCTCGCGTTGCGCACCGTGATTTTCGGCGGCGAAGCCCTCGACATCGGCAGTCTGCGCAGTTGGTGGGAACGGCACGGCGACACGAGTCCGCAGCTGGTCAACATGTATGGCATCACCGAGACCACGGTGCACGTGACCTACCGCCCGCTTTCCCGTGCCGACTTGCACGCTGCCCACCGCAGCGTGATCGGCCAGGCCATTCCCGATCTAACGCTGTATGTGCTCGACCCCTACGGCGAACCGGCGCCGATCGGCGTGACTGGCGAAATCCATGTCGGTGGCGCCGGCGTCGCGCGCGGTTATCTCAACCGAGCTGAACTTACCGCAGCGCGCTTCGTTCCGGATCCGTTTGCGAACGAACCGGGGGCCCGTCTGTATAAATCCGGCGACCTAGCGCGTTGGTTACCCGAGGGCGAATTGGAATATCTCGGACGAGCCGATCATCAGGTTAAAGTGCGCGGGTTCCGCATCGAACTTGGTGAGATCGAAGCAGCACTGACCGCCCACCCCGCGGTGTCCGGAGCATTGGTCATCGCCCAAACCGACGCCGCCGCGGACGCGCGATTGGCCGCCTATTTCACAACGGTAAGCCCCGCGGAATCACCGACCACCACCGCATTGCGCGAGCACCTCCGACGGCGGTTGCCGGACTACATGGTCCCTCCCGTTTTGGTGGTGCTCGATGCCTTCCCGCTTACTCCCCACGGTAAGATCGACCGCCGGGCCCTGCCGGATCCAGCCAATGAAACAGCGGCCCCGAGCAAGGATCGCATCGCCCCGCGCACGCCGACCGAGACCGCCCTCGCGAAAATTTGGAGCGAGATCCTCGCCATTGAGCAAATCGGAGTAACCGACTCCTTTTTCGATTTGGGCGGCCACAGCCTGAAGGCGGTGCGCATCATCGCTCGTATCCGACGGGAAATCGGTCACGGGCTTTCCATTGCGGATCTCTTCGCCCAACCGACGATCGAGGCCCTCGCGGCCCAGCTCGATCAAACCGGCGTGATGGACAATCCGGCAGTCGCCATCACCGCCGAATTCTCGGGCCTTTCCCCCGCTCAACGTCGGCTTTGGATCATCGAACAGATGCGTCCGGGCACGGCAGCCTTTAACATCGCGGAAGCCTGGCAATGCCACGGAGCACTGGATGCCGCGAAATTCCAGACTGCGATCAACGCCATCGTTGCCCGACACGAGTCCTTGCGCACCGTATTCGAAGGCACGCAAGACGCGGTCAACGCCATCGTGCGACCGGCGGAAAAGTTCGCCGTCGAGTCCCGGGACTTTTCGGCGCGGTCCGATGCCGCCGCCGCCGCCGCGCAATGTCTGGCGACTATCGCGTCCGAACCGTTTGCGTTGGCGACGGGACCACTTTTTCGCGCCATCACGCTGCGGATAAATTCCGATCACCACCTCGTCATGTTGGTGATGCATCACATTATCAGCGACGGTTGGTCGATGGAACTGATCATGCGGGAAATTGCGGCGCTCTACAACGAAGGCCTCTCCGCGTTAGACACGTTACCTCCCGTCACTCCTTACCGGCACTATGCGGCCACTCAGGTCCGGGAGTTGACCGGCGCCTCCGGCCATCGAGGCAAACAGTTTTGGCATCAAACGCTCACCGGCGAACGGGAAACACTCGCCCTACCGACTGACTTTGCACGTCCCGCCGTGATGGGGGCGCGGGGCAAATCCGTCGCGATTCATTTTCCAAACTCCACCTTTGCCCATCTGCAATCGATCGCCCGAACCGCGGAATGCACCGTGTTCATGGCGATCGTGGCCTTGATCAAAACTCTGCTGTATCGCTACACCGGTCAGAGCGACCTCAGTGTCGGAACCCCCGTGGCCGGTCGCGACCGGGCGGAGTGGGAGCACACGGTGGGATTTTTCATCAACACGGTCGTATTGCGCGATCGGATCGATCCCGACGCCGACACCTCTGCGCTGTTGCGCCAGATACGGCAGACGACGCTAGGCGCCTTCGCCCACCAAGCCTACCCGTTCGACCAGTTGGTGGACGATCTGCAACTGGAACGTGATCTCAGCCGCCATCCTTTGTTTGACGTCGCGGTGCAATACGTGCCGCACGATACGCCGGAACCCGAGTTGAAAGGACTCCGGGTAAGCCCGCAGGTTCACGATCAAATTCCACTGAAGTGCGATCTGAGTTTCGACTTCAGTGAAGACAATAGCGGACTGGTTTGCGGTCTGACCTATAATCCGGAGCTGTTCAGCTCCGACCGCATGGAACGCATGGGAAGTCATTTGCGCACGTTGGCCGCCGCCATGTTTTCCGCCCCGGACACGCCCCTCGCGGCTCTCCCAATCATGGAGCCGACGGAGGATCAGCAAGTCCGGCAGACCTTCGCTCACGGCGAAACCCTCCCCCCTGCGACCGAAAGCCTGCCCGCTTGGTTTGCGACCACGGCCAAAACCCACCGCGACCGGGCGGCGGTGATTTCGCCCGACCAAGAGCTGACCTATGCAGAGCTGAACACTCGGGTCGAGCTACTCGCCACGCGGCTGCGAGCCGGCGGAGTGCAGGACGGCGATGTCGTGGGTGTGATGGTCGAACGCGGCCCCGCCCTGCCGGTCAGTATGTTGGCGGTCATGCGAGCCGGGGGCATCTACCTGCCGCTCGATCCCGTGCTCCCGCCAAGTCGTATCGAATTTCTCACGACGGATGGACGTGTAAAACTGATCATCACGGAAGCACGCTTGGTGGATCGTTGCCCGTCCCATCTGCCGCGCCTGGACTGGAGCGAGGCCAAGGAGGATTCAGTGATCGAATCGACCCTGGCATTCCCTCGTCCGACGGATCGAGCCTACCTGATCTACACCTCCGGATCCACCGGCCAGCCCAAGGGCGTGGTGGTCAGCCACGGGGCCTACGCGAATACCGCCCGCAACCAACTTAATCAGTTGGGTCTCGGTCCCGAAGATCGCACGCTACAGTTCGCCAATTGTTCATTCGATGCCTCGGTGTTCGAGATCCTCGGCACCCTCCTGACCGGAGCCGCGCTGATCTTCGCTCCGGTCGAGATTCTGGCTGACCCGCATCAGCTGCCTGAGTTTCTGCGCGAAAACAGAGTTACGTTCGCCGTGCTACCTCCATCGTTGGTGCGCACGTTCGATCGCGCACCGCTGCCGCTGCGAATTTTACTCACGGCCGGTGAACCAGCCAACTCCGCCGACGCCCGCCACTACGCCGGTGATCTCACCTACATTAATGCCTACGGACCCACCGAAGCCGCAGTGTGCAGCACCATGGAGTTTGTGGAGTCGAACGCCGACTTGGATTCCCCAACGGGCGTGCCCATCGGGATACCTTTGGCCGGCACGGAACTCTATGTGCTCGACGCCCGTTTGCAACCGGTGCCCATCGGCGTGGACGGAGAGATCTATGTGGCGGGACAGGGGCTGGCCGAGGGTTATTGGCACCGACCCGATCTCACCGCCCAGGCGTTCGTGCCCCATCCCTTTGCCGACAACGCCACCGCCCGCATCTACCGCACGGGCGACATCGGGCGATGGTTGCCAAACGGCCGCATCGCCTTCCTTGGGCGGCGGGACAACCAGATCAAACTGCGGGGGCATCGCATCGAAACCGGGGAGATCGAACACGCCCTGATCGCCGCCCCCCCCATTCATGAAGCGCTGGTGCTGCTCCGCCGCGATCGACCCGAATATCCCCGATTGACCGCTTACCTGCGGCGCGCCCCCGCCGCCATCATCGATATCGATTCGATTCGAGCGCTCCTCGCGTCTCAACTTCCCGGATACATGATCCCGGACGCCTTCGTGGTGCTGGACTCCTGGCCCCAGACTCCGGCGGGCAAGATCGATCGCCGCGCCCTGCCCGCGCCGGACCTGACATCGACCGCCACGGAATTTGTCGCGCCGCGTGACGACGTGGAACGACTGCTCGCCGGGATTTTCGGCGAGGTGTTGCAGCTTGATCGCGTCGGTATCCATGACCGTTTCTTCCAGCACGGGGGGAATTCGCTGCTGGCCCTGCGGGCCGTGACCCGCATTCGCGACGCATTACGGGTGGAACTACCCGTCACCCTGTTTTTCTCCCACGCCACCGTGGCAAAACTCGGAGAAGCCCTGCGGGCCGAACCGCAGGCTGGGGCACAAATTAATCGCGTTGCGGCTGCCCGGGCCAAACTCGCCGCCATGACCCCCGCCCAGAAAAAAGCACTGCTCGCCGCCCGACAGGCCGCCTCCACTTCTTGA